In Fragaria vesca subsp. vesca linkage group LG5, FraVesHawaii_1.0, whole genome shotgun sequence, the genomic stretch GAACCCGAAGACGATGGAGATCGAATGGGCCTTGTCCTCCGGTCCCCGGATTCATTCTTCCTATCGAAACGTTTCGTATTTCGACAACTGCAGGAGTGATGATCACTTTTTCGTTGACATTGGTGAAGACTGGGCGCTGTATCGTCACAGCAACAGCAAGGGGAAAAAGGTTAGCCAGCCAAATCTTTGATAATGTGTTTGAATTTATTTTCCGGAGCGAACTGAGAGTTGATAGAAAGTTAAAAGTGTCTTTATTGATGTGTATTGGTATGCCAGAAACTAGCGTCGAGTATTAGAGAGTATGTGGCGAGTACTCCGGTAGTTTCGGAGGATGGAGGAGTCACGTTGGGGTCGAAGAAGACTACTGTGTTTGCTGTTAATGCGGTGACCGGAGAAGTGATTCGTAGTTTTAGGTTGGGTGTTGATACTGCTTCCGCTAGTTTGGGTGTGGAACGCACTGGTGTTGAGGGCTTGGAAACATCTGGATTGGTGGTGCTTTATCTTGAGAGAACAGATTACATGCTGCAGCATTGTACAGCCGAGGGCAATCTTTTGTGGAAATTGGAAACTGCAGAGTTTGATGCTGATTTTCGATATCCTAAAATTGGAAATGGGCTTGGTCTAGAGAACAGGCTCATTGCTAACTCAACAGTGCCTTATCTGAAGAAGAAGCCCCTTGTCATCCGGGTTCCTTATCCTAGCTCGGTGGAATCTCGTTCTGTAATTGAGGGTCTAACTGGTGGGTATAATGGAGGCAAACCTCTCCCTCTGGAAGGTCCTCAGGACAATCTTCTGGCTCTGCCTTTTGAGAAAGGTCGTGTACCTCCTCACAACATCGAAGGCAAAGAAATGCTTGCTTTGCCGTCTCTTGAACTTGTGGACTCTAGGATCTTGGCTCTACCTGGTAGAGATGTTGGTAAACTGGACGTGAAAAGCTCAATGGTTGAATCTGTTACTAACTTCCCCATACAATCTCTTTTGGTATTATTTCTCACCCTGTTATCCATTCTGGGATACATCTTCCGCTCTCTGACTGGAAAACAACGTAAATTGAAAGTGGTGTCTGAGGATACAAAAGCGCAAGCAGTGGCTCCCAAAAAGAAGAAAGCTCGAAGATTGGGAAATAATAAGAAGAATAACAGTTATGAGAAAGATGCCGGAAATTTTTCGGATGGATATGGTGAATCTAATAGACCCGCACATGAAACAAAATTGCTCTTGTCGTCTTCTGATTTTGTTGATCGTGAGACTGAGGGACGTAGGATTGGCAAGTTACTTGTTTCCAGTAACGAAATTGCTAAGGGGAGTAACGGTACCATTGTTCTTGAGGGAATCTATGATGGTCGTCCCGTAGCTGTTAAACGCCTCGTGCGAACTCACCATGATGTGGCTTTGAAAGAGATTCAGAATCTTATTGCATCTGATCAGCATCCAAATATTGTTCGTTGGTATGGCGTGGAGCATGATCAAGATTTTGTTTATCTATCCTTGGAGCGTTGCTCATGTAGCTTGAATGACTTGATTTATTATTACTCGGAGTCAATTCAAGGCCAAATTATCAACAAGGACGAGGATCCTCACTATTTGGCCGAGTATCGCATTCAATTGCAGGCGATCATGGGAAAGAACAAGAATGTTGAATTGTGGAAGACAAATGGATACCCTTCACCCCAGATGCTAAAACTAATGAGGTTAGTTTGATGTCTCTCAAAATTTCCTTCTGGTTTCAAATCTGTTTTGTTATTATGGGATAAAGATTGTTTTCTTTTGTCCTCTAGTAAGTATCTATAATGAGCAAGCTCTACGCAATCATTACAAGTTTTTTCTGTATTCCCACTGTAACTAGTTTGAGAGGTATCCCTTTGGGATTAGGATTGTTACCACTTCTTCTATATTTTAGAGGAGTTCTGATACTTGAGTTAGGGATTGTGGTAAAAAAGTGTCACTAAATTCCAGCAACTTACATTAGGAGAATCATTCAAATTGAGTCATCTAAATTGATGTTTTTAATTTAATTTCAATGTAAATGGCTTCTTATTGTTGGATTGCACTCTTTAAGCTGCTCTCACTAAAGCTCATATCAAGTGTGTATTCACTAATATGTATTTTTTATTTTACTTTATCTTTATTGGTCTTTTTTATAGTTGAATAAGTTACTTGGGTTTAGGGTTTGACAATATCATTATATTTGCAGTGATCTTGTTTCTGGACTTGCCCATTTGCATGAACTTGGAATTATACATCGGGATCTAAAACCTCAGAATGTTTTGATAATCAAGGGCAGATCGTTACGCGCTAAGCTTTCAGATATGGGTATCAGCAAACGCCTTCAAGGGGACAAGTCTTCCATTACCCAGCATGCTACTGGTAATCATTGGGGACTATTTGAATTGTGATGTTTGTTAATTCTGATTCATACAAGTGCTGGTTCAGTGAGTTGGTTGTTTTCTTTCTATTTGTTTTCTATTGCCGTTTGGTTTTACATGATCACAAGTAGTAAAATGTGTGTGTGTGTGCGCGCGCTTGTGTATTTACTCTGCATATCAATATTTCTTTATTGTTGTTGATTGCAGGTTATGGGAGTTCAGGTTGGCAAGCACCCGAACAACTTCTTCATCAGCGGCAGACTCGTGCAGTAGATTTATTTAGTTTAGGTTGTCTCCTCTTTTTCTGTCTCACTGGGGGTAGACACCCTTATGGGGATAGTATCGAGCGTGATGTGAATATAGTGAACGATCGGAAAGACCTATTCTTGGTAGAGAATATACCAGAAGCAGTGGATCTTTTTACTCATCTATTGAATCCCAACCCTGACATGAGGTAAGGTTCTTTTGGGATAGATATACTATAGTTTTGTGGTTCCATCATTTCTCAATCACCTAGCGCTTCATGCAGACTGTATAGCCCCTCCCTCCC encodes the following:
- the LOC101296292 gene encoding uncharacterized protein LOC101296292, yielding MRRSVIFLLLFAPLISSFVSADDTSLANPDSGGAALQLFSSLLPPALNNGALLVTLDGKVVSVNPKTMEIEWALSSGPRIHSSYRNVSYFDNCRSDDHFFVDIGEDWALYRHSNSKGKKKLASSIREYVASTPVVSEDGGVTLGSKKTTVFAVNAVTGEVIRSFRLGVDTASASLGVERTGVEGLETSGLVVLYLERTDYMLQHCTAEGNLLWKLETAEFDADFRYPKIGNGLGLENRLIANSTVPYLKKKPLVIRVPYPSSVESRSVIEGLTGGYNGGKPLPLEGPQDNLLALPFEKGRVPPHNIEGKEMLALPSLELVDSRILALPGRDVGKLDVKSSMVESVTNFPIQSLLVLFLTLLSILGYIFRSLTGKQRKLKVVSEDTKAQAVAPKKKKARRLGNNKKNNSYEKDAGNFSDGYGESNRPAHETKLLLSSSDFVDRETEGRRIGKLLVSSNEIAKGSNGTIVLEGIYDGRPVAVKRLVRTHHDVALKEIQNLIASDQHPNIVRWYGVEHDQDFVYLSLERCSCSLNDLIYYYSESIQGQIINKDEDPHYLAEYRIQLQAIMGKNKNVELWKTNGYPSPQMLKLMSDLVSGLAHLHELGIIHRDLKPQNVLIIKGRSLRAKLSDMGISKRLQGDKSSITQHATGYGSSGWQAPEQLLHQRQTRAVDLFSLGCLLFFCLTGGRHPYGDSIERDVNIVNDRKDLFLVENIPEAVDLFTHLLNPNPDMRPTAVDVLHHPFFWNSETRLSFLRDASDRVELEDRETASQLLSSLESTASVALNGKWDEKMEPAFLNNIGRYRRYKFDSIRDLLRVTRNKLNHYRELPQEIQELLGTVPEGFDSYFSSRFPKLLIEVYKVLYKYCKEEEFFRKYIKGNPV